The sequence below is a genomic window from Brevibacillus laterosporus.
TGCTTGTTTACAAATAGAGTATGAAAAATGTCTCAAGTAATAGTTGGTTTGATTATTAGGCAGAGGAAGTGATATGCCCATGTGGTTACGTATTTTGTTTGTGTTTTTTTTAATCATACCGATTTTGGAAATTTGGGGAGTTATTGTGGTAGGGAAAATGATTGGAGGACTTTGGACGATCCTTTTGGTTATTTTAACATCAGTGGTAGGGGCATATCTTGCTAAGAAGCAAGGAACTCAGACATTAAAATTATTACAGCTACAGCTATCTCGTGGACAAATGCCAACGGACGCGCTGCTGGACGGTTTGTTTATCTTATTTGGGGGTTTTTTGCTTGTGTTCCCTGGTTTTTTCACAGATGTAATTGGGATTATCTTTTTGATTCCATATACGAGAATGGTGTTACGCTATTTCTTAAAAGCATGGATTATGTCGATGATTGCTTCAGGGAAAATGATAAGGTTTATTCATTTTAGAAGATAGTGGGAGAGGGGCCAACATCCTTTTGGGAGACAGGCCTCTTTTTTTAGAAAGAAGGCGGGGATGGTTGGGTGGATAGCCGAGGATGATAGAGAGAAAAAAGAGTTGTAACTATAATATCCGAAAATAAGAAAAAGGTGCCAAGCCCATATTTCAGAAGGCACCTTTCGATATATTACAACCCTAAACGTTTTAAGCAATCACTATTTACCTTTTACCACATATATCCATAAATCCTCGAAGATTTTAGCTTTAATTAAAGCATTGATGATCACTAGACTGACTGGTCCAATAATTAAACCTAGCACGCCGAACAGTTCTAACCCTGCAAACAAGGCTACCAAGGTAAGCAAGGGGTCTAGTCCTACATTTTCAGCCACAATCTTTGGTTCGATAATTTGACGGAAGATCACAACAATGCCATACAAAATGGAAAGACCTACTACAAGCCCATATTGCCCCTTAAAGAACAGGAAGATGATCCATGGGACAAATACAGTACCTGTGCCCAAATAAGGCAGTAGATCAACTAAACCGGTTAATAAACCTATGGTGATAGCATACTCCACTCGTAAGACTAAAAGGCCAACAATAACAATGGCTGCCGTAATCGAGATGAGGGTGATCTGTGCTTTTAAAAAACCAACCAATGCAGTACGTAAATCAAGTATGATTTGATCCATTCGATGGTTAACACCTGTTGGTAAAATCCGGAGCATCCGTGATTTCCACAAATAAAAATCCTTACTCAAGAAAAATGCACCTAACAAAGAGATGACAAAAACTGTACCCAAGCTTGGCAGTGACAACAGGAAGGCATTAATGCCAGATAAAGCACCAACAATAATAGTTTGGAAACTATTACTAATCGTATGTAGTGCTTCTTTCAAGTTGGAATCAATGGTGGTCTGGGAGTTTAAATCCAATTGTGTATAGAAAAACTGGAAACGTTGATATAAGCCGGATATAAAATCATGAGCTAAAAAATTTTGGATATATCCAGTGAATTCCCTAGAAAGATGTGGTAATAACTTGACCAAATTTCCGATTTCGTTTACGGTCGTATTAATCACCAATGTAATGACCCCAGTGACAATAAGTAGCAGTAGTAACAACACTACGGTTACGGAGAGCCAGCGGGGAAACCGAAGCCGTTCAGTTAAATTATTGACGGGACGGTTTACCATGAGTGCAATGATTAAAGAGATTAGAAATGGGTAAATAAGAGGAGTGATCTTTATGACTGCAAAATACAAGGCAACGATGCAAAGAATCACCCATAAAAAACGAATGCCTTGAAAAAGGCGCGTTAGCCAAGTGTCTGGGGTCAGTGTAGTTCCCTCCTGATCTATCAATTCTAATAACTGTCGATTTTTCTGTCTGGTATTTATTATGCAGGAAAAGGGGCATTTTACGCAAGTTTTAAGACATTTTGACCCTAAAGTATAGCTGTTTGCATTTTTATCATTCACAAAATCGTCAATATCTTTTATAATTGTGTCGAAATGTTGTTTTACTCTTTCTTTTCTAGTTTACCCGTTATATATCTTATGTCTTACTTTCCTGCCTTTTACTTTATGCAAAAAGAAAATTCATTTTTTTCTCTTTTTTCGCAAAAGAGTATAGGGGGGAGAAGATTTATCAAGAAGAATAGCAATTAACCTATACAGAAAAGGAGAGACGCATATGACAGCTACTAAAGGTTTAGAAGGTGTTGTTGCTGCTCAATCGGCAGTCTGTTCAATCATTGATGGCGTATTGTGCTACAGAGGTATTAATGTTGACGAGTTAGCTGAAAACGCTACCTTTGAAGAAGTGGTGTATCTACTTTGGCATGGAGCCCTACCGAAGCGCGATCAGCTGGAAGCCTTCCAAAAGGAACTAGGAGCAAGCGCCCAAATCCCTCAAGAACTTATTGAGAGCATTCGTAACTTTCCAGAAGGCGTTCACTCTATGGCGGTATTGCGCACAGCTGTCTCTTCGCTAGCGCTCTACGACAAAGAGGCACAGGAAATGTCAAAGGAAGCAAACTATCGTAAGTCTATCCGACTAACTGCTCAGACGCCCACTATTGTTGCTGCTTATGCACGTCTTCGCAAAGGGCTGGAACCGGTTGCACCGAGAGTTGAGTATTCCCTTGCGAAAAATTTTTTGTACATGCTTAACGGGGAAGAACCATCTGATACGGCAGTGAAAGCATTTGATACAGCATTAATTCTACATGCTGACCATGAATTTAATGCTTCTACATTTGCAGCACGTGTCACAGTTGCTACCTTGACAGACATTTATTCTGGCGTGGTTTCAGCGATCGGAACCTTGAAGGGTCCATTACACGGAGGCGCCAACGAAGCTGTTGCTACCATGCTGAAGAAGATCGGTTCTGTAAAAGAAGTCGTTCCTTTTATCCGTCAGGCATTGGACAACAAGGAAAAAATCATGGGCTTTGGTCATCGTGTATACAAAGATGGCGATCCTCGTGCAAAATGGTTACGTCAAATGTCTAAAGAATTGACTGAACAACAAGGCAAGCCGGAATTGTACGAAATGTCAGTGAAGATTGAAGAGATGGTTACAGGTGAAAAAGGATTGAAACCAAACGTAGACTTCTATTCTGCTTCCGTTTACGTATCCCTTGGTCTTGATATCGACCTATTCACTCCTATTTTCGCGATCAGTCGTATGTCAGGCTGGACAGCTCACATCATGGAACAATATGAGAACAATCGCTTAATTCGCCCTCGTGCAGACTATATTGGGCCAGTAAATCAGCATTTTATTCCGATGGATCAAAGATAGTTGACAGACAATGAAAATTCTGGAACTGCCAATCGTTTTTGATTGGCGGTTCTAGGCATGTCCTTTGGCAGTATTTTCATGGTATTATAAAAAAAGATCAGATTATAAAAACATGGAGGGGTTCCTTTGTTTAAAAATCTTTCTGCACCAACACATGGAGAAAAAATCACCGTAGACAATGGCAAAATGATCGTACCTAACAATCCAATTATTCCTTTTATCGAAGGGGACGGAACTGGACCTGATATTTGGAATGCGTCTGTACGCGTTTTAGATGCAGTAGTGGATAAAGCATATAAAGGCGAGAAAAAAATCGCGTGGTTTGAAGTATTTGCTGGTGAAAAAGCTTTCAATCAATATGGTGAGTGGTTGCCTGAAGATACATTAACAGCAATTCGTGAATATCTGATCGCAATTAAAGGACCTTTGACAACTCCAGTTGGAGGTGGAATTCGATCAATTAACGTAGCACTACGTCAAGAACTTGATTTGTACGCGTGCGTACGCCCTGTTCAATACTTCGATGGAGTACCGTCTCCTGTTAAACATCCGGAGCTTACTGACATGGTGATCTTCCGTGAAAATACCGAAGACATTTATGCTGGTGTAGAATGGGCAGAGGGTTCCGATGAAGTGAAAAAAGTGATTCAATTCCTACAAGGTGAAATGGGCGTTAAGAAAATCCGTTTCCCAGAAACTTCTGGTATCGGTATTAAGCCTGTTTCAAAAGATGGTACAGAGCGTTTGGTTCGCGCTGCACTTGACTATGCTTTAGAAAACAACCGTAAATCTCTAACACTTGTTCATAAAGGTAATATCATGAAATTTACTGAAGGCGCATTCAAAAGCTGGGGTTATGCAGTTGCTGAAGCGGAATATGGTGATAGAGTATTTACATGGGCGCAGTACGACCGCTTAAAAGCAGAAGGTAAAGATGCTGATCAAGCTCAAAAAGAAGCAGAAGCAGCAGGCAAGTTGATCGTTAAAGATGTTATTGCTGATGCATTCTTGCAACAAATCCTGACTCGTCCGGCAGAATATGATGTAGTAGCTACACTTAACTTAAACGGCGATTACATTTCTGACGCACTGGCTGCGCAAGTTGGTGGTATTGGTATCGCTCCAGGTGCTAATATCAACTATTTGACTGGTCATGCAATTTTTGAAGCAACGCATGGTACAGCTCCAAAATATGCAGGTCTAGATAAAGTGAATCCATCTTCAGTGATCTTGTCTGGTGAAATGATGCTTCGTCATCTAGGCTGGAATGAAGCAGCTGAATTGTTGATTACAGCAATGGAAAAAACCATTGCATCTAAAGAAGTTACGTATGATTTTGCCCGTTTGATGGAAGGCGCTAATGAATTAAAAACATCTGAATTCGCAGATGCATTAATTAAAAATTTATAGGAATTATAAACTTGAGGAGGTCTATTACATGTCTTTCCAACGCAAAAAAATCGCAGTCATCGGTAGTGGTTTCACAGGTGCAACAACAGCTTTTATCCTAGCTCAAAAAGAATTGGGTGATGTTGTTCTTGTTGATATCCCTCAATTAGAGAATCCAACAAAAGGGAAAGCTTTAGACATGATGGAATCTTCCCCTGTGCTAGGCTTTGATTCAAAAATCACAGGTACTTCTAACTATGCTGACATCCAAGATGCTGATATGGTTATCATCACTGCAGGTATTGCTCGTAAACCAGGTATGTCTCGTGATGATTTGGTAAACACCAATGCTGGCATCATGAAATCGGTAGCAGAAAACGTAAAAATCTATGCACCAAACTCAACGATCATCGTGTTGTCTAACCCTGTTGATGCAATGACATACACATTCTTCAAAGCATCCGGGTTCCCAAAAGAGCGCGTTATTGGTCAATCAGGTGTCCTAGATACAGCTCGTTTCCGTACATTCGTTGCAGAAGAATTGAACGTGTCCGTAGAAGACGTAACAGGCTTCGTATTGGGTGGACACGGTGACGACATGGTTCCACTTGTTCGTTACTCCTATGCTGGTGGTATTCCACTAGAAACATTAATTCCAAAAGATCGTCTGGATGCAATTGTGGAACGTACACGCAAAGGCGGCGGTGAAATCGTAAGCTTGCTAGGCAATGGTTCCGCATACTATGCACCAGCTGCTTCTTTAGTACAAATGGCAGAAGCAATCTTGAAAGACAAAAAACGTATTCTTCCATCCATCACTCTATTGCAAGGCGAGTATGGCTACCAAGATCTATACTTAGGCGTACCAACTTTGCTAGGTAAAAATGGTATTGAAAAAATCTATGAACTAGAACTGACAGAAGATGAAAAAGCGGCTTTGGAAAAATCTGCTGATGCTGTACGTAATGTCATGAAAGTTCTTCAATAGAAAAAATAGACAAAAAGGAGAGCCATCGTTGCTCTCCTTTTTTGTTTGTAACGGCTCTCTTCATCCCCACCACTAAGCCATCCATTAATCCTTTCAGTAAGGAAACCTAATCTTTACAAGAAAATAACTTGCACCACTAAATGTCATCTGTCAGACTGAGATTACAAGCCTAGAATTGAGAACATAAAGGGAATACTATATATGAGAGAAAAGTTGAGACTTACGTGTAGGGGGAAGCATAAGTGACGAAGATATTGGTAGTTGAAGATGAGGTATCTATTTCTAAATTGATTCAATTTAATTTGGAAAAGGC
It includes:
- the fxsA gene encoding membrane protein FxsA, giving the protein MWLRILFVFFLIIPILEIWGVIVVGKMIGGLWTILLVILTSVVGAYLAKKQGTQTLKLLQLQLSRGQMPTDALLDGLFILFGGFLLVFPGFFTDVIGIIFLIPYTRMVLRYFLKAWIMSMIASGKMIRFIHFRR
- the ytvI gene encoding sporulation integral membrane protein YtvI, with the translated sequence MIDQEGTTLTPDTWLTRLFQGIRFLWVILCIVALYFAVIKITPLIYPFLISLIIALMVNRPVNNLTERLRFPRWLSVTVVLLLLLLIVTGVITLVINTTVNEIGNLVKLLPHLSREFTGYIQNFLAHDFISGLYQRFQFFYTQLDLNSQTTIDSNLKEALHTISNSFQTIIVGALSGINAFLLSLPSLGTVFVISLLGAFFLSKDFYLWKSRMLRILPTGVNHRMDQIILDLRTALVGFLKAQITLISITAAIVIVGLLVLRVEYAITIGLLTGLVDLLPYLGTGTVFVPWIIFLFFKGQYGLVVGLSILYGIVVIFRQIIEPKIVAENVGLDPLLTLVALFAGLELFGVLGLIIGPVSLVIINALIKAKIFEDLWIYVVKGK
- the citZ gene encoding citrate synthase, whose protein sequence is MTATKGLEGVVAAQSAVCSIIDGVLCYRGINVDELAENATFEEVVYLLWHGALPKRDQLEAFQKELGASAQIPQELIESIRNFPEGVHSMAVLRTAVSSLALYDKEAQEMSKEANYRKSIRLTAQTPTIVAAYARLRKGLEPVAPRVEYSLAKNFLYMLNGEEPSDTAVKAFDTALILHADHEFNASTFAARVTVATLTDIYSGVVSAIGTLKGPLHGGANEAVATMLKKIGSVKEVVPFIRQALDNKEKIMGFGHRVYKDGDPRAKWLRQMSKELTEQQGKPELYEMSVKIEEMVTGEKGLKPNVDFYSASVYVSLGLDIDLFTPIFAISRMSGWTAHIMEQYENNRLIRPRADYIGPVNQHFIPMDQR
- a CDS encoding NADP-dependent isocitrate dehydrogenase yields the protein MFKNLSAPTHGEKITVDNGKMIVPNNPIIPFIEGDGTGPDIWNASVRVLDAVVDKAYKGEKKIAWFEVFAGEKAFNQYGEWLPEDTLTAIREYLIAIKGPLTTPVGGGIRSINVALRQELDLYACVRPVQYFDGVPSPVKHPELTDMVIFRENTEDIYAGVEWAEGSDEVKKVIQFLQGEMGVKKIRFPETSGIGIKPVSKDGTERLVRAALDYALENNRKSLTLVHKGNIMKFTEGAFKSWGYAVAEAEYGDRVFTWAQYDRLKAEGKDADQAQKEAEAAGKLIVKDVIADAFLQQILTRPAEYDVVATLNLNGDYISDALAAQVGGIGIAPGANINYLTGHAIFEATHGTAPKYAGLDKVNPSSVILSGEMMLRHLGWNEAAELLITAMEKTIASKEVTYDFARLMEGANELKTSEFADALIKNL
- the mdh gene encoding malate dehydrogenase produces the protein MSFQRKKIAVIGSGFTGATTAFILAQKELGDVVLVDIPQLENPTKGKALDMMESSPVLGFDSKITGTSNYADIQDADMVIITAGIARKPGMSRDDLVNTNAGIMKSVAENVKIYAPNSTIIVLSNPVDAMTYTFFKASGFPKERVIGQSGVLDTARFRTFVAEELNVSVEDVTGFVLGGHGDDMVPLVRYSYAGGIPLETLIPKDRLDAIVERTRKGGGEIVSLLGNGSAYYAPAASLVQMAEAILKDKKRILPSITLLQGEYGYQDLYLGVPTLLGKNGIEKIYELELTEDEKAALEKSADAVRNVMKVLQ